The sequence TCAATCGGGTAAACCGAGGGGGATGCCTCCCTGCCCCAGGAAGCCCGCAGAACTAAGGAACGTTGCGCTGTGTAAAGCAATGTTACAAAAATGCTGTCATGACGGCATGCTGGCTTGACGGCGTCGGGTAGGCCGATTAAGGTGTTTACATACCCGGGTCACCCCTATTTAGAAGTGCGCTATGGAAGAGCAGAAAGCTACTAAGGTCACGTTGTATTTACCTCCCGACCTGCACCGTCAGTTAAAGATTCGCTCCGCCGTTGAGGGTGAGGCTATGTCTTCCATTGCTAAGCGTGCGATCGATTTCTATCTGACCCATGGCGAGGTCGTCGACGAAAGTCTAGAATCTGCCTTCGGTCAGACCCATCGGGTACACAGTTGCCCAAGCTGTGCCTCGTCGGTGGTGCTCCGAGAGGGTGAGTTGGTCGAAATTTCTCAAGTGATTGGTGCTAGTACCAGAGATGATCTGGGTGCTGCCGTCGTCCCCGACGTCGTCGCTAGCCCTGGTTCCCGTGAAGAAGGGGAACTGGTTGTTTGCTAGGTACAGATTTGGTTGGTCGGGCTGTAGTTAGCTTAGACAACGGTTTCAATGCCCCGTAAGTCTTAGAAGGGATTTGGTCATGCGAGAGGATCTAAATGTACTGGTACAGGCTCAATATCCTCTGATCTACCTGGTCACCTTCGAGGAAGAGCGCGCCGAGCAGACCATTGCCGTGGTAGCTCGCCATCTCGCTAGAGACCAAGACATCAAAGCTCCTATGCGAGTCTATACCTGGACTATGACCCGGGGCATGGTGGAGTATGGGAATCCAGGGACGGGCACTCAAAACAACAATACGGTTTCTCCCGAAGCAGCTGTGGAATGGGTGATTCGTCAGCGAGAACCCGGTATCTTCATCTTCAAAGACCTGCACCCCTTCAAAGACTCCCCAGCGGTTACCCGCTGTTTGCGCGATGCGATCGTGGCGCTTAAGGGCACTCGCAAAACCATCGTGCTCATGTCTCCAGTCCAAGAAATTCCGATCGAACTTGAGAAAGAGGTCGTGTTGCTCGACTTCCCGCTGCCTGATATGTCGGAGCTAGACGAAGTTCTCTCTACTGAAATGAATCGGGCTCGGGGTCAAAGCATTTCTACCGAAGAGCGCGAAAAGCTGCTGAAAGCGGCCTTAGGGCTCACCCGCGACGAAGCGGAGAAGGTTTATCGTAAGGCTCGGGTGATGGCCAAGCGCCTTACCGCCGAAGAAGTGGACATTGTGCTTTCGGAGAAAAAGCAGCTTATTCGTCGCAATGGCATTCTCGAATTTATGGATGTCGATGAAACCCTGAACTCTGTGGGAGGGCTAGAAGAGCTCAAGCACTGGCTTCAACAGCGCTCTGATGCGTTTACCGAACGGGCGCGAGAGTATGGTTTACCCCAGCCCAAAGGCATGCTGATCTTGGGAGTACCGGGTTGTGGCAAGTCGTTAATTGCTAAGACTACGTCTCGGCTTTGGGGGCTACCTCTGCTGCGGCTTGACCTAGGGCGCGTATACGACGGTTCTACTGTAGGGCGCTCTGAGGCCAATCTTCGCAACGCACTCCGCACCGCTGAGTCGATCTCTCCTTGTATTTTGTTTATTGACGAGATTGACAAGGCTTTTGCTGGCGGGGTGGGGTCATCGGATTCGGACGGGGGTACTTCCAGCCGCATTTTCGGCACCTTCCTCACCTGGATGCAGGAGAAAACCTCACCGGTGTTCGTCATGGCTACTGCCAACCGCGTAGAGAAGCTACCCAGCGAGTTTTTGCGTAAGGGACGATTCGACGAGATCTTCTTTGTTGACTTGCCCAACTCCGAAGAGCGCAAAGATATTTTTCAAATCCATTTGCAGAAGCGCCGCCGCGACATTGAGCGCTTTGACCTTGACCAGCTCACGAAGGTCTGCGATGGGTTTTCAGGTGCAGAAATTGAGCAAGGACTGATTTCTGCCATGTATGAAGCATTTGCCCAAGGACGTGAGTTCACTCAGCTCGACATTATTGCGGCGATTCGCGCCACGATGCCGCTGTCGAAGACGATGAGTGAGCAGGTTACGGCTTTACGTGACTGGGCTCGCCAGCGAGCCCGTCCGGCGGCAGCCTCCGTCGCTGAGTATCAGCGGATGGAGTTCTAAAGGCTTTCCTCCCGGCGGTATCCGGGGGAAGGGCTAGCGTTTGCTAGCAGTTAGTAATCAGATAGCCCGTGGCTAGCTGGTTTTGTCTCTCTCAAACCTCGTTGTCTCTCTCATTTTCCCTACAGGAGGAAACACCATGTCTCACTTCAGCACCCTTCGCACCAAAGTGACCGATGCTGAGATTCTCAAGCAGTCTCTCTCTGACTTGGGTATTGCCACTAAGACCGAAGCTGATGTTCGCGGTTACAATGGCCAGCGTGTTCGCGCCGACCTTGTCGCCGTTCTGGATGGTGAGTACGATCTGGGTTGGTCTCGTAATGCTGATGGCTCCTTTGATCTGATTGCTGACCTCTGGGGTGTTGCTAAAAAGCACAACCAGACTGAGCTAATCAACTCTATTAACCAAAAGTACGCGGTCAATAAGACCCTGGCTGAGGTCAAGCGTCCTGGTCTACAAAACGCCAACGTTAAGTTGGTGCTTCAGTAGATTCATCACGCGTTCCCTAGGTGGGTTGGCTAGCCTGTGCTAGCCAACCCATTTTTTGCACCTATTTCTTGTGGTACTCTGCAACGCTGCCAGACTACACTGACGAAGAAGCCCTTTATCCCTGTGGGGAGTAAAGGTTGCACTCTGATTTCTTATCCCAGCTGTTGGGGTTTCGCGGTTAGCCTGGTATGTCGCCCATTTGTCCTTCTGACCTCTCTGCCCTGCACCAACTGCTGATGGCCTGTGGTGATTATGCCAGTCAGCAATCCCAGCGATCGTTTCAGGTATTTGAGAAAGGGGTTGATGACTATGTCACAACGGTCGATCAGCTCCTCGATCAAAAGTTGTTGTCGGGCATGCAGGTGCTTTTCCCTGAAGACGGCATTATTACTGAAGAAAACCGAGCTACGGCCCAACAGTTTCGCCAGTGGGAGGGACAACGATTAGCTTCTGGGGGACAACGTCCCCTCTGGTTTGTCGATCCTATTGATGGCACCGATGATTTTATCCAGGGCCGAGATCACTACTCTGTGATGGTGGGGCGGGTGGTAGCCGGGGTACCCGAAGCCGGGTGGATCTATGCGCCGGTCGGTCGGCAGTTGGTCTGGGGTGGTCCGGGCTGGGGTTTATTTGAGCAAACGGGGGAAGGCGAACCAACGGTTTTGGTACCACAGGAGGTGCCCTTTGATCTCGATCAAGCGTGGTCGATGGTAATTGGTGATAAAGATGAGCGGCGCTTTGGAGATGCGATCGCCCAGCGTTTTCCCCAAATCAAATTCTTGTCCTTGGGTAGCTTTGGCCTCAAGGTGCTGGCGGTGATTACTGGCCAGGCAGGTCTTTACATTTACCTCAATGGACGCGTCAAGCTGTGGGATACGACAGGTCCTTTAGCCCTAGCGCGGGCGGCGGGATTGATATGCTGCGATTTGTCGGGGCAGCCCATTCGCTTTACCGAACCCGACGTTGACCCCCACACGCTGATGCACCGACAGCCGATTGTGGTGGGTTGGCCGCGCTATGTAGAAGCGCTGCGATCGCCCCTAGGTGAGATTGCAGCGGCGATTGGGCTGCCCAGATAGCGACTAGGTTTCGGCCTGGCTCAGGTTTCTGGGTACCATGGAAATCGTACCCCATGAGCTTTGGCCTCGCCCAGCCAGCCCTGAGTCTCATCTCCTATCTATGCTTTTTATGCAAGCTGATACGTTGAGTGAACTATATCCTCTCTTTCAGGCGGCTAGCCCCGAAACCGTAGACTGGCTAACTTCGGTGGCCACCCACCACGATTATCCCGCTAACCGGGCTGTGGTGATGGAAGACGCATGGGGTAATGCTGTGTACTTCATTGAGGCCGGCTGGGTAAAGGTCCGCCGCCATTCCGAAGACAGCTCTATTACCCTGGCCGTACTGGGCAAAGGCGACTTTTTTGGCGAAATGGCCATTTTAGATGAGTCGCCTCGCTCTACCGATGTCGTCGCCATGACCGCTGTTAAGCTGATGAGTATTTCGGCCCAGCGATTCATTCAAACCCTGTTTAAAGATCCTCAACTGCACCACCGACTGCTGCAAATTATGGTGCAGCGATTGCGTCAGACTAATCTACGTTTTCAGCTGCGTCATCAGCCCCCTGCCGTTAAACTTGCCAATACTCTCACCACCATCCAAGAGGCCTATGGCGAATCGGTGGAAGACGGCGTCGAGTTGGTTGACATTCCGCGCAAAGATTTGGCTGATTTGTCCGATATCACTGCCGATGAAGCCCAAAAAATCATGACTAAACTGGCCGAGAAAGGCTGGTTGGTTGAAGACCGGGCTCGGGGCGTACTGCGGCTCAAAAACACTCGTCAGCTGGCCCATCTGGCAGGACGCGTCTAGGCGATCGCCCCTACCCCGGCAAAAAATGTAGAGATTGCTAACGTTACCCAACCCCTTGAAATCTCCGTGTTAGGTTGTCAACATTAGCCACCCGACGTAGTTACCTCGGAGCCTACCATGCCATTACAACCACCCTCTCCTCCCTCCATTAGCCCCAGCCAGATGACGTTGCTACGCATTGTGTCAACTATGGCTTGGAGCGATGGTCACCTGGCTGACGAAGAAGTTGGCGTCATGTTAGATCAGTTTAGCCGTCTGTTTGCCAGTGAGCCTAGCCAACAGGCCACTCTACGCGATGAGCTGCGTGACTACCTCATGCAAAACCTGCCCCTCGAAGAGCTGGTCCCCCGGCTGACCAGCCCCGCCGAGCGCGAGTTGGTACTCAAGCTGGGCCACCAGGTCATCAGTGCCAGCGCTCGTACCCCCGGCGAAGAGCTGATTAACCAGCAAGAGGCCGAGGCCTACGGCAAGCTGGTTGCTCTACTCGACCTACCCGATGATGTAGTGACGCGAGTCGAGCAAGCAAGCGATCGGGCCGCAGTAGATCATGATCACCTGATTGAACATATGGCTGCTGAACTCAAGAGCTTTGTCCAGGGCCAGTAGACTGCCAGTCCGTGCTAAGCGCTCATCTCTAACATGCGTTGAATAGGCTGAAGGGCTTGGCGCTGAAGCTCCGGGTCGAGGGTGATCTCCGGCTGTCGGGTTTTCATGGCTAAGTAGAGTTTTTCTAGGGTGTTGAGCCGCATGTGAGGGCACTCATTGCAGGCACAGGCGGCTGTGGGCGGAGCCGGAATAAACACTTTACCTGGTGCCTGCTTTTGCATTTGGTGAATAATGCCTGGTTCGGTCACCACAATAAACTCTGACTGATTGCTCTGCTGGGCATACTTGAGCAAGGCCGTCGTTGAGCCAATGAAGTTGGCGTGGCGCAGCACTACCGCCTCGCACTCGGGGTGGGCAATGATCTCGGCTTTAGGGTGGTTAATCTGTAGCTGTACCAGCTTCTTCTCAGAAAAGGTTTCGTGAACCATACAGCTACCTTGCCAAAGCACCATATCGCGCCCGGTCTGTTGCATGACGTAGCGACCCAAATTTTGGTCTGGGGCAAAGATGATTTTTTGGTCTGCGGGCAGTTGTTGGACAATGCTGACGGCGTTAGAGCTAGTGCAGATGATGTCGCTCATGGCCTTAATGGCCGCTGTGCAGTTGATATAAGAGATCACCAAGTGATCGGGGTGGGCCGCCTTAAAGGCAGCAAAGGCATTGGGCGGGCAGCTATCGGCTAGGGAACAGCCTGCATCTAAGTCAGGTAGCAGTACCTGCTTGTTGGGGTTGAGAATTTTGGCGGTTTCGGCCATAAAGTGCACCCCCGCAAACACAATCACATCGGCGTTGGTGTCCGCAGCCTGGCGGGATAGCCCTAGGGAATCACCAATATAGTCAGCGACGTCTTGAATGTCAGGGTCTTGATAGTAGTGGGCCAGAATAACAGCGTTGAGGTCTTTTTTAAGGGTTCCAATCGCCTCAAACAGATCGTAGGGTAAGGGCGCAGCAGCAGGGGAAAGGGTTGTGAACACGATGGGGAGAGGTTGCCGAGAATAGGGTAGTTTGAATTATAGTCTAATTCACCAAAATTGACTATTTCACCAAAATTGACTATTGCTGATTCTGCAACCATTGACGGGGGGGCTCAAGAGGAGCGATCGCGCCTATCCCCGGCCAGGGAGATAAATCTCAGGCCAGTAAATCAAACGTCTGAGCAGCAGCTATCTATAAGCAACTATCTATAAGCTGTGGCCGCTCAGATTGAGTCGTTTTCTCTATGGATAGCTATAGCCAATCAGGTTAGGACAAAGCCGTCATTCCCGCGTAGGTGGGAATCCACTAGCCCGTAATTGCTCTCGAATGGATTCCCGTTGCCACGGGAATGACAGACAGGGATCGTTGCAAGCAGAATCTCTTAATGATGTCGGCTATGGCTATACCGTTGGAACGCCCAAACGGTTGATGGCTTGATTAATGTTTTGACTAATTTAATTACGGCTACATGTCTGGGTGAGGCTGAGAAACTGAGTTCTTTCCTCCCAACCCGATGCCCAGCCATCTAACTCCAGGCGTTAGCCCAAGGCGGATGATGCCAGACTGACGCTCGCTTTGGGGCTATGGCCATTGCCCTCAGCCGAGACTCGCTCAACATTAAAGCGATAGCCCACGTTGCGCACGGTCTGAATAATATTGGGTTGTCTGGGGTCGACCTCAATTTTTTTGCGCAGCGACAAAATGTGAGTATCTACGGTTCTGGGGTTGTCAATGGCGTCAGGCCAAGCCCGACGCAGTAGGTCAGTGCGGCTCAAGGGTGCGCCAGCGGCCTGGGTGAGCACGTACAGCAGGCTAAATTCTTGGGGGGTGAGGTCGATGTAGTCGCCGCGAAAATTGACCCGTCGCTGCACCAGATCGATGTTTAGGTCGCCGTAGGTGAGAGAGGCTGGCGCGCTCATTAACCGCACCCGCCGGGTCAACGCCTCTACGCGGGCTAAAAACTCCTGCATGCCAAAGGGCTTGGTCATGTAGTCATCGGCTCCAGCCCGCAAGCCGGTCACGATGTCAGTTTCGCTATTGCAGGCTGAGAGAATCATAATCAAGGGTTGTCCCTGGCTATGGAGCCACTTGCAAAGCTCTACTCCGTCGCCATCCGGCAGTTGAGAATCAAGAATGACCAGATCAGGCTGGCGACTTTGAAACACATCGCGAGTACGAACAACATCTGCCGACTGGAAGACTCTGTAGCCAGCTTGCTGAAGATGCCAGCCCAGAAGCGATCGCAGATGGGGGTTGCCTTCAATAATCTGCACTGATACAGAGGCCACTGGGTTTCGTTATAAACAGCAAATTTTATTTGCTAAACCATAGCAAAGCCCTCCAGGGGTTTTTGTAGCTAGGGTTACCCAACCCTGGTCTAGGATTGACTGGGGCAGGGCCGTGCTCGGCACAAAACGTTACTGACAGGCTGAGCCATGGGCTGGCTTTAGATCAATAGTTTGCATAACTTCAATGTAATTTGACTTTCGCAAAGGAAGAACTTCGACAAGCCTTTAGACAGGCTAAAAAAAATGGAAGAATTGGATTTGACGTAACCTTTGAAATAACCTCAAAACCCTAGTTAATAGGGTGAAAAAACGGTTGAATCGTCAAAAACTCAACTCTTGCCCTAGGTAATATAGAAAGCAACTGCGTCGCTTCCAACCATGAACTTGACCCGTAGCTATATCCTAGTGCTCGACCCCGAGGGTCTCCACCGCAATGATGCTCATCCCTTGGAAACTGGGCTTCAATACCCCATATTTGTAGCCAGGTCTACTGAGCAAGCTGTTAGCCGTGTCAACCAGGGGATTCCGAGTTTAGTAATTTTGGTAGGCAACAACTTTCAAGACTGGTCGCAGCCCTTAGTCAGCCAGCTCCGTCAGCATGATCAGGCCCCTGACATGACTATTGTGGCTCTGACAGACTCGGCTAGCCCCCAGTGGGACTATAGCGAAGACACGCCAGGGCTGGATGGACTGCTGGTGAAGCCCTTAAGTATAGATATTTTGCGATCGCTGGTCGAGTCGGCTTT is a genomic window of Nodosilinea sp. E11 containing:
- a CDS encoding Crp/Fnr family transcriptional regulator, with the protein product MQADTLSELYPLFQAASPETVDWLTSVATHHDYPANRAVVMEDAWGNAVYFIEAGWVKVRRHSEDSSITLAVLGKGDFFGEMAILDESPRSTDVVAMTAVKLMSISAQRFIQTLFKDPQLHHRLLQIMVQRLRQTNLRFQLRHQPPAVKLANTLTTIQEAYGESVEDGVELVDIPRKDLADLSDITADEAQKIMTKLAEKGWLVEDRARGVLRLKNTRQLAHLAGRV
- a CDS encoding response regulator transcription factor, with the translated sequence MASVSVQIIEGNPHLRSLLGWHLQQAGYRVFQSADVVRTRDVFQSRQPDLVILDSQLPDGDGVELCKWLHSQGQPLIMILSACNSETDIVTGLRAGADDYMTKPFGMQEFLARVEALTRRVRLMSAPASLTYGDLNIDLVQRRVNFRGDYIDLTPQEFSLLYVLTQAAGAPLSRTDLLRRAWPDAIDNPRTVDTHILSLRKKIEVDPRQPNIIQTVRNVGYRFNVERVSAEGNGHSPKASVSLASSALG
- a CDS encoding AAA family ATPase gives rise to the protein MREDLNVLVQAQYPLIYLVTFEEERAEQTIAVVARHLARDQDIKAPMRVYTWTMTRGMVEYGNPGTGTQNNNTVSPEAAVEWVIRQREPGIFIFKDLHPFKDSPAVTRCLRDAIVALKGTRKTIVLMSPVQEIPIELEKEVVLLDFPLPDMSELDEVLSTEMNRARGQSISTEEREKLLKAALGLTRDEAEKVYRKARVMAKRLTAEEVDIVLSEKKQLIRRNGILEFMDVDETLNSVGGLEELKHWLQQRSDAFTERAREYGLPQPKGMLILGVPGCGKSLIAKTTSRLWGLPLLRLDLGRVYDGSTVGRSEANLRNALRTAESISPCILFIDEIDKAFAGGVGSSDSDGGTSSRIFGTFLTWMQEKTSPVFVMATANRVEKLPSEFLRKGRFDEIFFVDLPNSEERKDIFQIHLQKRRRDIERFDLDQLTKVCDGFSGAEIEQGLISAMYEAFAQGREFTQLDIIAAIRATMPLSKTMSEQVTALRDWARQRARPAAASVAEYQRMEF
- a CDS encoding DUF1257 domain-containing protein produces the protein MSHFSTLRTKVTDAEILKQSLSDLGIATKTEADVRGYNGQRVRADLVAVLDGEYDLGWSRNADGSFDLIADLWGVAKKHNQTELINSINQKYAVNKTLAEVKRPGLQNANVKLVLQ
- a CDS encoding TerB family tellurite resistance protein; the encoded protein is MPLQPPSPPSISPSQMTLLRIVSTMAWSDGHLADEEVGVMLDQFSRLFASEPSQQATLRDELRDYLMQNLPLEELVPRLTSPAERELVLKLGHQVISASARTPGEELINQQEAEAYGKLVALLDLPDDVVTRVEQASDRAAVDHDHLIEHMAAELKSFVQGQ
- the nadA gene encoding quinolinate synthase NadA; the protein is MFTTLSPAAAPLPYDLFEAIGTLKKDLNAVILAHYYQDPDIQDVADYIGDSLGLSRQAADTNADVIVFAGVHFMAETAKILNPNKQVLLPDLDAGCSLADSCPPNAFAAFKAAHPDHLVISYINCTAAIKAMSDIICTSSNAVSIVQQLPADQKIIFAPDQNLGRYVMQQTGRDMVLWQGSCMVHETFSEKKLVQLQINHPKAEIIAHPECEAVVLRHANFIGSTTALLKYAQQSNQSEFIVVTEPGIIHQMQKQAPGKVFIPAPPTAACACNECPHMRLNTLEKLYLAMKTRQPEITLDPELQRQALQPIQRMLEMSA
- a CDS encoding inositol monophosphatase family protein: MSPICPSDLSALHQLLMACGDYASQQSQRSFQVFEKGVDDYVTTVDQLLDQKLLSGMQVLFPEDGIITEENRATAQQFRQWEGQRLASGGQRPLWFVDPIDGTDDFIQGRDHYSVMVGRVVAGVPEAGWIYAPVGRQLVWGGPGWGLFEQTGEGEPTVLVPQEVPFDLDQAWSMVIGDKDERRFGDAIAQRFPQIKFLSLGSFGLKVLAVITGQAGLYIYLNGRVKLWDTTGPLALARAAGLICCDLSGQPIRFTEPDVDPHTLMHRQPIVVGWPRYVEALRSPLGEIAAAIGLPR